TCCCATTCGAGGCGCGCGGGCGCGTCGCGGGCGGGCAGGCGCGCGGGCGCCCTCGCGGCCGGCGGCGGCCGGGCGGACCGGGGCGGGCGGCCCCCGCGCCGACGGGACGGGGTGGACGGACAGGGAGCGGTGGGACGTGTGGGGACGGGCAGGACGAGTGGGGCGCCCGAGCGCCGCCGGGCCCCGGAGGCCGCCTCTACCACGGGTCGTCCGTACCGCGTGGTGGTTCCCCGGATAGACCGCTCCGACGGGCGAACCGCTCGCTGACGCGGGTATGACAACACCTGCCCGGGCAAACACTGGTGCGGCAGCACCCGGCCGGGCCCGGCACAGGCCCGGCCGGATCCCTCCGTGACGGTGTGCAGGTTGTGCGAAATGTCCGCCATGGAGGCATTAAATCGGCTATAGGGCAGTGTTGTTGAGGTTGCGTCAGGAACATCCGGAAAACCGGCTATGCTACTTCCGGCTCAGCCCGCTGCACCCCCATCACAGCAGGTCAGCGCGGACCGGAACGGCCCCCAGAGGCCGTGGGACACCGGGCGGCCCGGACCGCTGGAGCCGATTCCCGCTCGTCGTTCCGTAATCTTTCGATCGTTTGAGGATGCTGATGCTTCGTGCTGGATCGTCACCCGGAGGCCGGCGCTCCGCTCCCGTACTCGTGTGGCTCCTGCCCACGGTCGTGACGGCGGCCGCGGCCGCGGCCGCCGTGTCGGTGGTCTCCACCGGCGCCCGGGCCGGGGTCCTCTGGTGCGGTGTGGTCGGCACGGCCGCCGTCGCGGTGGTGGCCGCCGAGGCCGCCCGCCGGGGCCGCGCCCTGGCGACCCTGCGCGAGCGGTACGCCCTCCAGGAGACCGAGCTGCGCCGTCGTCTCGCCCGCCAGGAGGCCGAGACGGTCCAGCTGGCCCGGGTGGTCCTGCCGCAGGCGGTGGCCCGGCTCCAGCGCGGCGAGTTCGTCGAGGACGTGCTGCGCGCCTCCGAAGCGCCCGACGGCGCCGTCAGCCCCGAGTTCCGCGCCGCCCGTCAGGCCGTGCTGCGGACGGTGCTGGAGGCCGTCGACAACGAGGAGGGGATGCGCGAGTCCGCCCAGCGGGCCTTCGTGAACATCGCCCGCCGCGTCCAGGCGATCGTCCACCGCCAGGCCCAGGACCTGCGGGAGATGGAGGACCGGCACGGCAACGACCCGGCCGTCTTCGAGGACCTGCTCCGGCTGGACCACGGCAACGCGCTCGTCGGCCGCCTCGCGGACTCCATCGCCGTCCTCGGCGGTGCCCGGCCCGGCCGCCAGTGGAGCAGGTCGGTACCGCTCTACAGCGTGCTGCGCGGCGCCGTCTCGCGCATCCTCGACTACCCCCGGGTCGAGCTGCACCCCGTCTCCGAGGTCGCCGTGGTCGGCCCCGCCGTCGAGCCGCTGATCCACGCGCTGGCCGAGCTGCTGGACAACGCCACCCGCTACTCCCCGCCGCAGACCAACGTGCACCTCACCGCCGTCGAGGTGCAGACCGGTATAGCGATCGAGATCGAGGACGGCGGCCTGAGCCTCAGCGAGGAGGGCCGGGCCCGCGCGGAGCGGATGCTCCAGGAGGCGCAGGCCGGCATCGACCTCAACGACCTCGGCGAGACGCCCCGCCTCGGCCTGGCCGTGGTCGGCCGCCTCGCCCAGGCGTACGGCTTCCAGGTCTCACTGCGGCCCTCCGCCTACGGCGGCGTGCGCGCGGTGCTGATCGTCCCGCAGGAACTGATCACCACCGCACCCGCGACCGGCCGTGCGCACGGCATCGGAGTCGCCTCCGGCCCGCGTTCGGCGCCGGCGATCGCCGCACCCCGTACCGTCACCCCCCGGCCGGCGGCCGGACCCCAGCCGTGGGCCTCGGCAGTGGAGGAGGCCCCGGTGGTGACCGAGCGGACCCCCAACGGGCTGCCGCAGCGCCGCCGCCACGCCGCACCCTCCCGGGCGGGCGCCGCCGCCCCGAGCATCCCTCAACCCGCCGAGGCCCCGGTGCAGCCCGGCATGTGGCTGGCAGCGTTCCAGGACGGCGTGAACGGCCAGCCGGCCGGTACTCCGGCCGGCCACACCAGTGACGAGTCGGCAGGGAAGGGCGAGCAGTGATTCAGCAGCGGACCAACATGGACTGGATGCTCAAGGACTTGGCGGACGGCGTCCCGCAGACCCGTCACGTCGTCGTGCTCTCGGCCGACGGACTGCGGATGGCCCAGTACGGCACCGACACCGACACCGCCGACCGCCTCGCCGCCGCCTGCGCCGGCCTGCAGAGCCTGGCCGCCGCGGTGGGCCACGAGTTCCCGCACGGCGACGGCCGGATGCGGCTGGTCGTGATCGAGATGGGCGGCGGCTTCTTCTACCTGATGGCGGCCGGCGCCCGTGCGTACCTGGCGGTGCTGGCCGACGAGGGTGTCGACGCCGGCCTGATGGGCCAGCGGATGCGGGACCTGGTCGCACGGATCGGCGAGCACCTCAGCACACCGCCCCGCAACGGCGAGCAGGTCGCATGAGCGAAACCGACCAGGACTGGGAGGCAGGCAACCCCGAGCGGCTCTACGTGATCACTCGGGGTCGTAGCGGCTCGTCCGGGCCGACCACCTTCGACCTGGTCACCCTCGTCGTCTCCCGTGCGGAGCCGACACCGACCATGCAGCCCGAACACGCGGCGATCCTGCGCATCTGCGGCTCGCCGCTCTCGGTGGCCGAGGTCTCCGCGTACCTGGGGCTGCCGATGAGCGTGGTCACCGTGCTCCTCGCGGACCTGCTGGCGGACCGCCTCATCGAGGCCCGACTGCCGGTGCCCCAGGCAATTCTTCCCGACCGTGCCCTGATAGAGGCGGTGATCCATGGACTTCAGAAGCTCTGAGACGGTGGTGGGGCCACAGAGCGCGGACCTGCTGCCGTCCTCGGCCGCCATGGCGGTCAAGGTGGTGATCGTGGGCGGATTCGGGGTCGGCAAGACGACCCTGGTCGGCTCGGTCAGCGAGATCCGTCCGCTGACCACCGAGGAGACGATGACCCAGGCGGGTGCGGACGTCGACGACGTAGCCGGGGTCGAGCGCAAGACCTCGACCACGGTCGCGATGGACTTCGGCCGGATCAGCATCAACGAGGAACTGGTGCTGTACGTCTTCGGCACCCCCGGCCAGGAGCGGTTCTGGTTCCTCTGGAACGGCCTGTTCGAGGGCGCGCTCGGCGCGGTGGTGCTGGTCGACACCCGTCGGCTGGAGGTCAGCTTCGACGTGATCGGACGGCTGGAGGAGCGCGGCGTTCCCTTCGTCGTCGCGGCCAACACCTTCCCCGGCTCGCCCTCGTACCCCACCGAGGAACTGCGGACCGCGCTCGACCTGCCCGCCGACGTGCCGATCGTCACCTGCGACGCGCGGACCCGGGAGTCCAGCCGGGACGTCCTGATGGCCCTGATGCGTTACCTGTACTCGCTCTCGGCGGCGCCGGCGTAGCACCGGCGCCGGGGTTCGCCGCCGGTGTTCTCACGATCCCACCCTCGCCATGGCACCTTCGCAATCGGATCCGTCCCCACACTCCTCCACGACGCCCTCTTGAGAACGTCCCTCCCGCGATGACCCCGGAGACACCGTGACCACCCCGTTCCCTGCTGACGCCCCGCTCACCCCGCCGCCCGGCTGCCCCGCCCACGGGCTCGGCGCCGACGGCCTCCGGCGGCTCTACGGACCGGAGGCCGAGGCCGACCCGAGCGGCCTGTACGAGACGCTGCGCGCCGAGCACGGCGAGGTCGCGCCCGTGCTGCTGCACGGCGACCTGCCGGCCTGGCTGGTCCTCGGCCACTCGGCGAACCTCACCGCGATGCGCACGCCCTCGCGCTTCTCCCGGGACTCCCGCCGCTGGCGGGCGTTCCAGGAGGGCAAGGTGGCCGCGGACTCGCCGCTGATGCCGATGGTGGCCTGGCAGCCGCTCTGCGTCTTCGCCGACGGCGAGGAGCACAAGCGGCTCCGGGGCGCGGTCACCGACAGCCTGAACCGCTTCGACCGGCGCGGCATCCGGCGCCACGTCACCCGCTTCGCCGACCAGCTGATCAACGAGTTCAGCGCCGCCGGGCAGGCCGACATGGTCGCCCAGTTCGCCGAGCACCTGCCGATGCTGGTGATGACCCAGCTGGTCGGCATGCCCGAGGGCTACGGGCCCCGGCTGGTCGAGGCCGCCCGGGACCTGATGAAGGGCACCGAGACCGCGATCGCCAGCAACGACTACGTCGTGGCGACCCTGCGCCAGCTGGTGGACCGCAAGCGCGCCGCCCCGGGCGCCGACCTCGCCTCCTGGCTGATCCAGCACGAGGCCGGCCTCTCGGACGACGAGGTGATGGAGCACCTGCGCCTGGTGCTGATCGCCGCGAACGAGACCACCGTGAACCTGATCGCGGACACCCTCAAGCTCGTCCTCACCGACCGGCGCTTCCGGGCCAACCTCTCCGGCGGGCACATGACCCTGCCCGACGCCCTGGACCAGGTGCTCTGGGACACCCCGCCGCTGTCGATGGTGCCCGGCCGCTGGGCCACCGGCGACACCCAGCTCGGCGGGCGGCAGATCAGGGCCGGCGACATGCTCCTGCTCGGCCTCGCGGCCGGCAACGTGGACCCGGCGGTCCGCCCCGACCTGTCGATGCCGCTCTACGGCAACCGCTCGCACCTCGCGTTCAGCGGCGGCCCGCACGAGTGCCCCGGCCAGGACGTCGGCCGGGCGATCGCGGAGACCGGCATCGACATCCTGCTGACCCGCCTGCCCGACCTCCAGCTCTCCGTCCCGGAGGACGACCTGACCTGGAACTCCGCCTGGCTCTCCCGTCACCTCGCCTACCTGCCGGTACAGTTCGCCCCGCGAAAGCCCCGTACCGGGGACACCATGGAGCTCGGCGCCGAGGCCGCCGCCGCGGTGACCGCTGCAGCGGCGGCCGCCGCCGAGGCCGTCCGGGCCGGCGCGGGCACGGCTTCGAGCGGCGCCCCCGAGTCGGCACCTTCCGTCACCGCCGGCGACGGCGCACCGCTGCCCGCTCCCGCGGCGCCCCGGCGGCGGAGCTGGTGGAGCATCCTGACCGGGCGCGGCCGACAGGCCTGACATCCGGCCAGGTGGGGCCGGGCCCCGGCCAGACTCGGGCGCGAAGGTGCGACTTTGAGCCATGGCGCATTCGTCACCCTTGACGGTTTTCGTCATATACCGCTGTATTGGCGCGTGATCCACTTCGGCCGGGTCGCGGAATCCCCCTCCGCGACCCGGTGACGGGTGGGAAGACGCCAGGCGACCGAGGTGACGGAAAGTGCACGAGCTGACGATGGTCCCGCCGATATTCTCCCCCTACCGGCCGGCGATCCACCCGCACCACGAGGCCATCGACCGGCGGACCACCGCCTGGGCCGAGACCTTCGACATCGGCTCCCCCGGGCTGCGCAAGGCACTCGTCACCCACAGCATCGGCGCCTTCGCCGCCCGCGTGCTCCCGGACGGCCGCGAGGAGGTCGTCGGCATCCTCTCCGACTTCGTCCTGTGGCTCTTCGGCGTGGACGACGGCTTCTGCGAGGAGGGCGAGCTCGGCACCCGTCCCGGCGCCCTGCTCGCCGCACTGTCGCGGCTGCTGAGAGTGGCCCAGAACCCCGAGGCCCCGATGCTGCTGAACGACCCGCTCGCCCAGGGCCTGCGCGACCTGCGCCACCGGCTCGACCGGTACGCGACCGCCGGTCAGATAGCCCGCTGGGTCGACGCCCTGCGCGAGTACTGCCTCTCGGTCGGCTGGGAGGCCGAGCACCGCAGTCACGGCACCGTGCCCGACCTCAACGACTACACCCTGATGCGCATCTACGACGGCGCGACCTCGGTCGTCCTGCCCCTGCTGGAGATGGGGCACGGCTACGAACTCCAGCCCCACGAGCGGGACGACCGGGCGGTGCGGGCCGCCGCCGAGATGGCCTACTTCGTCATCTGCTGGGACAACGACCTGTTCTCGTACCACAAGGAGAGCCGGACCGGCCTGTACTACCTGAACGCCATCCGGGTGCTGGAGCACGCCCAGGGCCTCACCCCCGAGCAGGCCCTCGGCGTCGCCATCTCGCAGCGCGACCGCGTGCTCAGCCTGTTCGTCCGGCTCTGCGCCCATCTGAGGACCACCGGCAGTCCACAGCTGCGGCAGTACCTCAGCAGTCTGGAGACGTTCATCCGGGGCGCCCAGGACTGGGGGATCAGCTCCCTGCGCTACACCACCCCGGACGATCCGGCCGAACTTCCCAGTGCCTTCCGCGACACCCCGTCCGACAGCAGCCGGGAGCCGCTGGACATCCCCGCGATCTCCTGGTGGTGGGACGTCCTGCCGCGCGAGGCGGACGCACTCGGCCGGGAGGGCGTGTTCGCCCAGGAGTCCGAGAGTGTCACCGCGCTGTACGCCGGGCCCCGCACCCCGGGCCGCGCCGTCCCCACCGCCGTCCCCCACACCGCCGTCCCCCACACCGCCGCGCTCCGCTCCGCCTAGGCGGAGCGCAGGAAAGGGAGGCCCCCGATGGCATCCGGTCTCGAATCAGTCCCCCGCGCGCCCGGCGCGCTGCCCCTCGTCGGGCATGTCTGGCCGCTCTGGCGGGACACCCTGGCATTCGTCAAATCCCTGCGCGGACACGGCGAGCTGGTCCGGGTCGACATCGCCGGTATGCCGGTCTACTTCGCCACCAGCGCCGCGTACGCGCACGCCGTCATGGTGACCAACGGCCCCAGTTTCGAGAAGGGCCGGCTCTTCGACCGGATGCGTCCGCTGGTCGGCGCCGGTCTGGCGACCGCCGACAGCACGACCCACCGCCGGCACCGCCGGCTGATGCAGCCCTCCTTCCACCGTGAACGGATAGCCGACTACTGCACGGTGATCGGCGACCGCGCCCGGACCCTGGCGGACGGCTGGCGGGCCGGCCAACGCCTCGCCGTGGAGGAGGTGATGGGCGAGTTCGCCGTCGACACCCTGGCCGCCACCCTGTTCTCCGCCGACATCGGTCGCGGCGCCGTGGACGCGGTCTGCCGGGACGTCCCGGTCATCCTCAAGAACATGCTGGTCCGGGCCGTCTCACCGACGTTCCTCGACCGGCTGCCGATCCCGCCGAACCGCCGCTTCGACGCGGCCGCGGCCAGCCTGCGGGAGGTCATCGACGAGGTGATCGCGGCCACCCGCCGAACCGGCCGGACGGACGCCGGCGATCTGCTCTCCACACTGTTGGCGGCCCGCGACGCGGACACCGGCGAGGCGCTGACCGACACCGAGGTCCGGGACGAGCTCGTCACCATCCTCTTCGCCGGCACCGAGACCGTCGGCTCCACCCTCAGCTGGGCCTTCCACGAGATCGCCCGGCACCCCGAGGTGGAGAAGCGGATCCTGGAGGAG
The sequence above is drawn from the Kitasatospora sp. NBC_00315 genome and encodes:
- a CDS encoding cytochrome P450, encoding MASGLESVPRAPGALPLVGHVWPLWRDTLAFVKSLRGHGELVRVDIAGMPVYFATSAAYAHAVMVTNGPSFEKGRLFDRMRPLVGAGLATADSTTHRRHRRLMQPSFHRERIADYCTVIGDRARTLADGWRAGQRLAVEEVMGEFAVDTLAATLFSADIGRGAVDAVCRDVPVILKNMLVRAVSPTFLDRLPIPPNRRFDAAAASLREVIDEVIAATRRTGRTDAGDLLSTLLAARDADTGEALTDTEVRDELVTILFAGTETVGSTLSWAFHEIARHPEVEKRILEEIDRVVGRRPVGYQDVPELTYTRQVLDETLRLHGVTLLMRRATAAVELGGVTVPVGTEIAFSLYAVHQDPALYPDPERFDPDRWLPENREGMPRESFVPFGSGSRQCIGDAFARAEMTITLATVLARWRLQPVPGREPREVVAAMPHADRVTMTILPRATGTATT
- a CDS encoding selina-4(15),7(11)-diene synthase; the protein is MVPPIFSPYRPAIHPHHEAIDRRTTAWAETFDIGSPGLRKALVTHSIGAFAARVLPDGREEVVGILSDFVLWLFGVDDGFCEEGELGTRPGALLAALSRLLRVAQNPEAPMLLNDPLAQGLRDLRHRLDRYATAGQIARWVDALREYCLSVGWEAEHRSHGTVPDLNDYTLMRIYDGATSVVLPLLEMGHGYELQPHERDDRAVRAAAEMAYFVICWDNDLFSYHKESRTGLYYLNAIRVLEHAQGLTPEQALGVAISQRDRVLSLFVRLCAHLRTTGSPQLRQYLSSLETFIRGAQDWGISSLRYTTPDDPAELPSAFRDTPSDSSREPLDIPAISWWWDVLPREADALGREGVFAQESESVTALYAGPRTPGRAVPTAVPHTAVPHTAALRSA
- a CDS encoding DUF742 domain-containing protein, producing MSETDQDWEAGNPERLYVITRGRSGSSGPTTFDLVTLVVSRAEPTPTMQPEHAAILRICGSPLSVAEVSAYLGLPMSVVTVLLADLLADRLIEARLPVPQAILPDRALIEAVIHGLQKL
- a CDS encoding roadblock/LC7 domain-containing protein → MIQQRTNMDWMLKDLADGVPQTRHVVVLSADGLRMAQYGTDTDTADRLAAACAGLQSLAAAVGHEFPHGDGRMRLVVIEMGGGFFYLMAAGARAYLAVLADEGVDAGLMGQRMRDLVARIGEHLSTPPRNGEQVA
- a CDS encoding cytochrome P450 produces the protein MTTPFPADAPLTPPPGCPAHGLGADGLRRLYGPEAEADPSGLYETLRAEHGEVAPVLLHGDLPAWLVLGHSANLTAMRTPSRFSRDSRRWRAFQEGKVAADSPLMPMVAWQPLCVFADGEEHKRLRGAVTDSLNRFDRRGIRRHVTRFADQLINEFSAAGQADMVAQFAEHLPMLVMTQLVGMPEGYGPRLVEAARDLMKGTETAIASNDYVVATLRQLVDRKRAAPGADLASWLIQHEAGLSDDEVMEHLRLVLIAANETTVNLIADTLKLVLTDRRFRANLSGGHMTLPDALDQVLWDTPPLSMVPGRWATGDTQLGGRQIRAGDMLLLGLAAGNVDPAVRPDLSMPLYGNRSHLAFSGGPHECPGQDVGRAIAETGIDILLTRLPDLQLSVPEDDLTWNSAWLSRHLAYLPVQFAPRKPRTGDTMELGAEAAAAVTAAAAAAAEAVRAGAGTASSGAPESAPSVTAGDGAPLPAPAAPRRRSWWSILTGRGRQA
- a CDS encoding sensor histidine kinase, with the protein product MLRAGSSPGGRRSAPVLVWLLPTVVTAAAAAAAVSVVSTGARAGVLWCGVVGTAAVAVVAAEAARRGRALATLRERYALQETELRRRLARQEAETVQLARVVLPQAVARLQRGEFVEDVLRASEAPDGAVSPEFRAARQAVLRTVLEAVDNEEGMRESAQRAFVNIARRVQAIVHRQAQDLREMEDRHGNDPAVFEDLLRLDHGNALVGRLADSIAVLGGARPGRQWSRSVPLYSVLRGAVSRILDYPRVELHPVSEVAVVGPAVEPLIHALAELLDNATRYSPPQTNVHLTAVEVQTGIAIEIEDGGLSLSEEGRARAERMLQEAQAGIDLNDLGETPRLGLAVVGRLAQAYGFQVSLRPSAYGGVRAVLIVPQELITTAPATGRAHGIGVASGPRSAPAIAAPRTVTPRPAAGPQPWASAVEEAPVVTERTPNGLPQRRRHAAPSRAGAAAPSIPQPAEAPVQPGMWLAAFQDGVNGQPAGTPAGHTSDESAGKGEQ
- a CDS encoding ATP/GTP-binding protein → MDFRSSETVVGPQSADLLPSSAAMAVKVVIVGGFGVGKTTLVGSVSEIRPLTTEETMTQAGADVDDVAGVERKTSTTVAMDFGRISINEELVLYVFGTPGQERFWFLWNGLFEGALGAVVLVDTRRLEVSFDVIGRLEERGVPFVVAANTFPGSPSYPTEELRTALDLPADVPIVTCDARTRESSRDVLMALMRYLYSLSAAPA